The Clostridioides sp. ES-S-0010-02 genome window below encodes:
- a CDS encoding NADH peroxidase — MKKFVCTVCGYIHEGDAAPAQCPVCKVGADKFEEMKGEMVWADEHRIGVAQGVDAEIIEGLRANFTGECTEVGMYLAMSRQADREGYPEVAEAYKRIAFEEAEHAAKFAELLGEVVVADTKENLRVRVDAEYGATDGKLKLAKRAKELGLDAIHDTVHEMCKDEARHGKAFLGLLNRHFGK; from the coding sequence ATGAAAAAATTTGTTTGTACAGTATGTGGATATATACATGAAGGAGATGCTGCACCAGCACAATGTCCAGTATGTAAAGTTGGAGCTGATAAATTCGAAGAAATGAAAGGTGAAATGGTTTGGGCTGACGAACATAGAATAGGAGTAGCTCAAGGTGTGGATGCAGAAATAATCGAAGGATTAAGAGCTAACTTTACTGGTGAATGTACAGAAGTAGGAATGTATTTAGCAATGAGTAGACAAGCTGATAGAGAAGGATATCCAGAAGTAGCAGAAGCATATAAGAGAATAGCTTTTGAAGAAGCTGAACATGCTGCTAAATTTGCAGAACTTCTTGGAGAAGTTGTAGTTGCAGATACAAAAGAAAACTTAAGAGTTAGAGTTGACGCTGAATATGGTGCAACTGATGGGAAATTAAAATTAGCTAAGAGAGCTAAAGAATTAGGATTAGATGCTATACATGATACAGTACATGAAATGTGTAAAGATGAAGCTA
- a CDS encoding DMT family transporter, translated as MQKNKKEGALLKKYFGEIGLIFIAIIWGSGFVATQFALDGGLTPLQIITIRFFLAAVIMNLLFFKQIRANMGKHLLKAGGLLGIFLFLAFTVQTIGLMYTTPSKNAFITAANVVIVPFIGFILYRRKLDKIGLISSLVALVGIGILSLEADFSINFGDLLTLICSFGFAFHIFFTSEFAKDNNPMALTAIQFTVAFLLSLVVQTFAGQLKMEAELSGYMGTIYLAIFSTSIGFLFQTICQKRVDGTRTAIILSTEAIFGTIFSIIILKEPITAKLVIGSILIFGAIITAETKLSFLKSKKVELKESKDSSLESI; from the coding sequence TTGCAAAAAAATAAAAAGGAGGGGGCTTTATTGAAAAAATACTTTGGAGAAATAGGACTAATATTCATAGCAATTATATGGGGAAGTGGCTTTGTAGCAACCCAATTTGCACTAGATGGTGGGCTTACACCTCTACAAATAATAACTATAAGATTTTTCTTGGCAGCTGTAATTATGAATTTATTATTTTTTAAACAAATTCGTGCCAATATGGGAAAGCATTTATTAAAAGCAGGAGGGCTTTTAGGAATATTTTTATTTTTAGCCTTTACAGTACAAACCATTGGACTTATGTACACTACACCATCTAAAAATGCATTTATAACAGCAGCAAATGTTGTAATAGTTCCATTCATAGGATTTATACTTTATAGAAGAAAACTAGATAAAATAGGATTAATAAGTAGTTTAGTAGCTCTTGTAGGTATAGGTATACTTTCTTTAGAGGCTGATTTCTCTATTAATTTTGGAGATTTATTAACACTGATATGTTCATTTGGATTTGCATTTCATATATTCTTTACTAGCGAATTTGCTAAAGATAACAATCCAATGGCATTAACAGCTATTCAATTTACTGTAGCATTTTTACTGTCTTTAGTAGTTCAGACATTTGCAGGACAGTTGAAAATGGAAGCTGAATTGTCTGGATATATGGGAACTATATATTTAGCTATATTTAGTACTTCAATAGGGTTTTTATTCCAAACTATATGTCAAAAGAGAGTTGATGGAACTAGAACAGCCATAATACTATCTACTGAAGCTATATTTGGGACTATATTTTCTATAATAATTTTAAAAGAACCTATTACAGCCAAATTAGTTATTGGTAGTATATTGATATTTGGTGCAATTATAACAGCAGAAACTAAATTATCATTTTTAAAAAGTAAAAAAGTAGAACTTAAAGAGTCAAAAGATTCTTCACTAGAAAGTATTTAA
- a CDS encoding polysaccharide deacetylase, translating into MVKKRKKKTMALTIIVVIVIGIFSMAWADMSKKREIKETQEKLKAEKLEKERIEKEKNEPIIGAKKEAAKEYGYDAKSVWDKLNKYDYSNNGEKIVFLTFDDGPSTTNTPQVLDILKRHDVKGTFFIKGDSLERKGANEILKRTFDEGNAIAHHSYSHDYKKLYPGRSLNLDTFVNELNKTDEAMKKVLGKNFSSHVVRCPGGYMSWKNMEPLGNYLKEKNMASIDWNALNADAEGKKKNAQELFEHAKKSSEGKEIVVLLMHDTYGKQETVNALDQIITYFKDNGYQFKTLI; encoded by the coding sequence ATGGTAAAAAAAAGAAAAAAGAAAACTATGGCACTTACTATAATTGTTGTAATAGTTATTGGTATTTTTTCTATGGCATGGGCGGATATGTCCAAGAAAAGAGAAATTAAAGAAACTCAAGAAAAGCTTAAAGCTGAAAAATTAGAAAAAGAAAGAATTGAAAAAGAAAAAAATGAGCCTATCATTGGTGCAAAAAAAGAAGCTGCAAAAGAATATGGATATGACGCAAAATCAGTTTGGGATAAACTTAACAAATACGACTATTCAAATAATGGAGAAAAAATAGTATTCCTTACATTCGATGATGGACCATCTACTACTAATACTCCACAAGTCCTAGATATCTTAAAAAGACACGATGTTAAAGGAACTTTCTTTATTAAGGGGGATTCTCTTGAACGAAAAGGTGCCAATGAAATTTTAAAAAGAACATTTGATGAGGGAAATGCAATAGCTCATCACTCATATTCTCATGACTACAAAAAACTATACCCTGGCAGAAGCCTAAATCTTGATACATTTGTAAATGAACTTAATAAAACAGATGAAGCCATGAAAAAAGTTCTAGGAAAGAATTTTTCATCACATGTAGTTAGATGCCCAGGTGGATATATGTCATGGAAAAATATGGAACCTTTAGGTAACTACTTAAAAGAAAAAAATATGGCATCAATAGACTGGAATGCTCTAAATGCTGATGCAGAAGGTAAAAAGAAAAATGCTCAAGAGTTATTTGAACATGCAAAGAAATCTTCTGAAGGTAAAGAAATAGTTGTACTTTTAATGCATGATACTTATGGAAAGCAAGAAACAGTAAATGCACTAGACCAAATTATAACATATTTTAAAGATAATGGTTACCAATTTAAAACCTTAATATAA
- a CDS encoding tyrosine--tRNA ligase has product MKSIDEQMRIIMKGVDDLIDEKELREKLIKSEKEGKPMIVKLGLDPSAPDIHLGHTVVLRKMKQLQDLGHQIVIIIGDFTGKIGDPTGKSKARKALTTEQVLENAKTYQEQIFKVLDKEKTIVRFNSEWLAKLNFEDVIKLAATITVARMLEREDFKKRYEGQMPISVHEFFYPLMQAYDSIALEADIELGGTDQRFNLLMGRSLQREFGMESQIVIMMPLIEGLDGKEKMSKSLGNYIGIDEEAGIMYQKSMEIPDELIVKYYNLVTDVHPDEVNKIETQLKDGSVNPRDIKMNLAREIVTLYHGEEAAKEAEERFKSVFQKGQIPEDIQTIQVKQEEFDLIEVLVSNEIVKSKSEVRRLASQGGVKVNGEKVEDLSTVAKESELVVQIGKKKFVKIELVK; this is encoded by the coding sequence ATGAAATCAATAGACGAGCAAATGCGAATCATTATGAAAGGTGTAGACGACTTAATAGACGAAAAAGAGCTAAGAGAAAAACTTATTAAATCAGAAAAAGAAGGAAAACCTATGATAGTAAAATTGGGGTTAGATCCAAGTGCTCCAGATATACACTTAGGTCATACAGTAGTTCTTAGAAAGATGAAACAATTACAAGATTTAGGTCATCAAATAGTAATTATAATTGGAGATTTTACAGGTAAAATTGGAGACCCAACTGGAAAATCTAAAGCTAGAAAAGCTTTAACAACAGAGCAAGTTCTTGAAAATGCAAAAACTTATCAAGAACAAATATTTAAAGTTCTAGATAAAGAAAAAACTATTGTAAGATTTAATAGTGAATGGCTAGCTAAATTAAACTTTGAAGATGTAATAAAATTAGCTGCAACTATTACTGTTGCGAGAATGTTGGAAAGAGAAGATTTTAAGAAGAGATATGAAGGACAAATGCCAATATCAGTGCATGAATTTTTCTATCCATTGATGCAAGCATATGATTCAATAGCATTAGAAGCTGATATAGAGCTTGGTGGAACTGACCAAAGATTTAACTTATTAATGGGAAGATCTTTACAAAGAGAATTTGGTATGGAATCTCAAATAGTAATAATGATGCCTTTAATAGAAGGTTTAGATGGAAAAGAAAAAATGAGTAAGAGTTTAGGTAACTATATTGGAATAGATGAAGAAGCTGGAATAATGTACCAAAAATCTATGGAGATTCCTGATGAACTTATAGTTAAATACTATAATTTAGTAACTGATGTTCATCCTGATGAAGTTAATAAAATTGAAACTCAGTTAAAAGATGGTTCAGTAAATCCAAGAGATATAAAAATGAATCTAGCAAGAGAAATAGTAACTTTATACCATGGAGAAGAAGCTGCTAAAGAAGCTGAGGAAAGGTTTAAATCTGTATTCCAAAAAGGTCAAATACCTGAAGATATACAAACAATTCAAGTTAAACAAGAAGAATTTGATTTAATTGAAGTATTAGTTTCTAATGAGATTGTTAAAAGTAAGAGTGAAGTTAGAAGATTAGCATCTCAAGGTGGAGTAAAAGTAAATGGTGAGAAAGTGGAAGATTTAAGTACAGTTGCTAAAGAAAGCGAACTTGTTGTTCAAATAGGAAAGAAAAAATTTGTAAAAATAGAGTTAGTAAAGTAA
- a CDS encoding DUF2232 domain-containing protein, with translation MNTTKKLTEAALLSSLFIVITIIAVGTGFGYAIYLDFIVPIFFCIICLKCDLKYTVLSGVISLLIISLVLGNLGTAIWASQSVLLGIICGYLISKSSTVMDDLVYGSIIGVIIMVFIDIYASALIGYSFMREFQGYSKLIYFNEYSDSIFYLLIALFPFGMVFCIYFLSLIMGHKLHILNSNALKKFLVFKSFRFLNQFLCCSKKVFYMCVFYLTIFEVTNILNIKTELVYLKTIFISIGYLCMYFVIRDSCMSLQNFIITKFGKVAYARISFLIVVISLFLMFKITVIGLIIINAFLNKKMNIRLTQINIVDKQINILIEK, from the coding sequence TTGAATACTACCAAAAAATTAACTGAAGCGGCTTTATTGTCGTCTTTATTTATAGTAATAACAATTATAGCTGTAGGGACTGGGTTTGGATATGCCATTTATTTAGATTTTATAGTGCCAATATTTTTTTGTATAATATGTTTAAAGTGTGATTTAAAGTATACTGTTTTATCTGGAGTTATATCTCTTTTAATAATTTCCTTGGTGCTTGGAAACTTGGGAACTGCTATTTGGGCAAGTCAGAGTGTCTTACTTGGTATAATATGTGGTTATTTGATAAGTAAATCATCAACAGTTATGGATGATTTAGTATATGGTTCAATTATTGGAGTCATTATAATGGTTTTTATTGATATATATGCTTCAGCATTAATAGGATACAGTTTTATGAGAGAATTTCAAGGATATAGTAAATTGATTTATTTTAATGAATACTCAGATTCTATTTTTTACTTACTGATAGCACTATTTCCTTTTGGAATGGTTTTTTGTATATACTTTTTAAGTTTGATTATGGGACATAAATTACATATTTTAAACTCTAATGCATTAAAAAAGTTTCTAGTGTTTAAGAGTTTTAGATTTTTAAATCAATTTTTATGTTGCTCAAAGAAAGTTTTTTATATGTGTGTGTTTTATTTAACTATTTTTGAAGTTACAAATATATTAAATATTAAAACTGAGTTAGTTTACTTAAAAACAATTTTTATATCAATTGGATATTTGTGTATGTATTTTGTTATTAGAGATTCCTGTATGTCACTACAAAATTTTATAATAACTAAATTTGGAAAAGTAGCATACGCTAGAATTTCTTTTTTGATAGTAGTTATATCTTTATTTCTAATGTTTAAGATAACTGTTATTGGATTAATAATTATAAATGCATTTTTAAATAAGAAAATGAATATAAGATTGACTCAAATTAATATTGTCGATAAACAAATAAATATTTTAATTGAAAAATAA
- a CDS encoding GNAT family N-acetyltransferase: protein MFKIKHFNDLSLNEFYEIAKSRYEVFACEQRIFSLNDYDDVDKNSYHIFLEENGLICAYARIIPKKYSSYNDVSIGRVLVLSTHRKKGLAKKMMDCAIDFIKVNLHENNITLSAQAYIKNLYLSCGFKEISEVYDEAGIEHIKMRL from the coding sequence ATGTTTAAAATAAAACACTTTAATGATTTAAGTCTAAATGAGTTTTACGAAATAGCAAAGTCAAGATATGAAGTATTTGCATGCGAACAGAGGATATTTTCATTAAATGATTATGATGATGTAGACAAAAACTCTTATCATATATTTTTAGAAGAGAATGGGTTGATTTGTGCTTATGCCAGAATAATCCCTAAAAAATATAGCTCTTATAATGATGTTTCTATTGGTAGGGTTTTAGTTCTTTCTACTCATCGAAAAAAGGGCTTGGCAAAGAAAATGATGGACTGTGCTATAGACTTTATAAAGGTTAATTTGCATGAAAATAATATAACCTTATCAGCACAGGCTTACATAAAAAATCTTTACTTATCTTGTGGTTTTAAAGAAATTTCAGAAGTGTATGATGAAGCAGGTATTGAACATATTAAAATGAGATTATAG
- a CDS encoding ferrous iron transport protein A: MKNLNDIQVKKTVKVEDILSSGNLRERMLALGLTRGAVIDVVRKGPKNNLTVYNIRGSKIALRQEESRLILVSDI, encoded by the coding sequence ATGAAAAACCTTAATGATATTCAAGTGAAAAAAACTGTTAAAGTTGAAGATATATTATCTAGTGGTAATTTAAGAGAGAGAATGTTAGCGCTTGGTCTTACTAGAGGAGCTGTTATAGATGTAGTTAGAAAAGGACCAAAAAATAATTTAACTGTCTACAACATCAGAGGTAGCAAGATAGCTCTACGACAAGAAGAAAGTAGACTAATATTAGTTTCTGACATTTAA
- the feoB gene encoding ferrous iron transport protein B: protein MGLTHNSTKMNSLKDMFDIDNKEDQFVIALAGNPNTGKSTVFNHLTGLRQHTGNWPGKTVATARGNFKYQNTEYALIDLPGTYSLFALSQEEVVARDFICFGNPDAVIVVCDATCLERNLNLVFQVMELTDKVILCINLIDEARKKGININKDFLEESLGIPVVLTAARNGSGMGELLEILNDVSFDRYKFNNKPVKYSENIENTVKSIQPELDDIMPNINSRWLGLRLIDGDESIFESMSNYIDKDSIDAINEVKKKVPNDINKQKTRDEFTKINYDYAKKLSDKCCSNNAKKPTDREEKVDKILTSKIFGLPIMLLLLGTILWITIEGANYPSTLLSNLLLGFEPSISNILNSINCPLWLNDMLVLGLYRTLAWVISVMLPPMAIFFPLFTLLEDFGYLPRVAFNLDHLFKKACAHGKQCLTMCMGFGCNAAGVIGCRIIDSPRERLIAILTNNFVPCNGRFPTLIAISTIFFSSVVTSSFVSSIATAFCITLLIILGVIITLLVSYTLSKTLLKGVPSTFTLELPPYRVPQIGRTLYTSIIDRTIFVLGRAVMVAIPAGVITWIFANIYIGDLSILSHVANFLDPLAKLIGLDGFILMAFILGFPANEIVVPILLMAYLATGSMIELDSFSALGQVLREHGWTYLTALNVMLFSLLHWPCATTLLTIKRETGSLKWTALGFLMPTVLAFVVCFLTTFVYNLFV from the coding sequence ATGGGTTTAACACACAACTCAACTAAAATGAATTCTTTAAAAGACATGTTTGATATAGATAACAAGGAAGACCAGTTTGTAATTGCACTAGCTGGTAATCCAAATACAGGTAAAAGTACTGTATTTAATCATCTTACTGGACTTAGACAACACACTGGAAATTGGCCAGGAAAAACTGTAGCTACAGCTCGTGGTAATTTCAAATATCAAAATACAGAGTATGCATTAATAGATTTACCAGGAACATATTCTCTATTTGCTTTGTCACAAGAAGAGGTTGTAGCTCGTGATTTTATATGCTTTGGTAATCCAGATGCAGTAATAGTAGTGTGTGATGCTACATGTCTTGAAAGAAATTTAAATTTAGTTTTTCAAGTAATGGAACTCACAGATAAAGTCATTTTGTGTATAAATTTGATAGATGAAGCTAGAAAAAAAGGTATTAATATTAATAAAGATTTCTTAGAGGAATCTCTTGGAATTCCAGTTGTTTTAACTGCTGCAAGAAATGGTTCTGGTATGGGTGAACTATTAGAAATTTTAAATGACGTATCTTTTGATAGATACAAGTTTAATAATAAACCAGTAAAATACAGCGAAAATATAGAAAACACAGTAAAATCAATTCAACCAGAGTTAGATGATATCATGCCAAATATAAATTCTAGGTGGTTGGGTCTTAGACTTATTGATGGCGATGAAAGTATTTTTGAATCTATGAGTAATTATATAGATAAAGATTCTATAGATGCTATTAACGAAGTAAAGAAAAAAGTTCCAAATGATATAAACAAACAGAAGACTAGAGATGAATTTACTAAAATCAATTATGATTATGCTAAAAAATTAAGTGATAAGTGTTGTTCTAATAATGCTAAAAAACCAACAGATAGAGAAGAAAAAGTAGATAAAATATTAACATCTAAAATATTTGGACTTCCAATAATGCTCTTATTATTAGGTACTATACTGTGGATTACTATAGAAGGTGCTAACTATCCATCCACTTTATTATCTAATTTATTACTTGGATTTGAACCAAGTATTTCAAATATATTAAATAGTATTAATTGTCCATTGTGGTTAAATGATATGTTAGTATTAGGATTATATAGAACTTTAGCATGGGTAATTTCTGTAATGTTACCTCCTATGGCAATCTTTTTTCCATTATTCACATTACTTGAGGATTTTGGATATTTGCCAAGAGTTGCATTTAACTTAGACCATCTATTTAAAAAAGCATGTGCTCATGGTAAACAGTGCCTGACTATGTGTATGGGATTTGGATGTAATGCTGCTGGAGTTATTGGTTGTAGAATAATTGACTCTCCAAGAGAAAGACTTATTGCTATACTTACAAATAACTTTGTACCTTGTAATGGTCGTTTTCCTACTTTAATAGCCATATCTACAATATTTTTTAGCTCTGTTGTAACTAGCTCTTTTGTATCTAGTATAGCAACTGCATTTTGTATAACCTTATTAATAATTTTAGGAGTTATAATAACATTGTTGGTTTCTTATACTCTTTCCAAAACATTATTAAAAGGAGTTCCTTCTACATTTACATTAGAACTTCCTCCTTATAGAGTTCCTCAAATAGGTAGAACTTTATATACTTCTATAATAGATAGAACAATATTTGTTTTAGGAAGAGCTGTAATGGTGGCTATACCTGCTGGTGTAATAACTTGGATATTTGCAAATATCTATATAGGAGATTTGAGCATATTATCACATGTTGCAAACTTTTTAGACCCTTTAGCTAAGCTAATTGGCCTAGATGGCTTCATATTAATGGCTTTTATTCTTGGTTTTCCAGCAAATGAGATAGTTGTACCTATACTTTTAATGGCTTATCTAGCAACTGGTTCTATGATAGAATTAGATAGCTTTAGTGCTCTAGGTCAAGTTCTTAGAGAACATGGTTGGACTTATTTAACAGCTTTAAATGTTATGTTATTTAGCTTACTTCATTGGCCTTGTGCAACAACACTTTTAACTATAAAAAGAGAAACTGGAAGTTTAAAATGGACTGCCTTAGGATTTTTAATGCCTACTGTACTTGCTTTTGTTGTTTGTTTTTTAACAACTTTTGTTTATAATTTATTTGTATAA